In a genomic window of Anoxybacter fermentans:
- a CDS encoding methyl-accepting chemotaxis protein: MLKNLKLSQKMVLGVILVIMLTCIMGIMGIIYLRNLEILMETMYKHPFTISNTALEIESNIAKMYKEMKDIALATDNSQIENSIKKINELEDKVNKSFEIIYERFLGDKKMIDEAYQAFKDWKLIRDEIIRLTMNDNKTEAAIIQEKSAKEVAVLDSKINELLNFAQNHAEKFYIHASNNAGKARIIVLIMLVVTSLVAFFIAMIIVKSIISPITKLVEFAQEIANGNLAVEEMKYKGKDEIGILAKAFNEMRNNLRAIIEQVTLNMGELSVSSQELSAAVEKINAQTQSINSGTQEIAAGMEETSVSTEEISSSVQEINRSSKDLAQKAEESNRSVKEIESRVSEMKTNAEESWKIARKMYEERQAAILKAIEESKVVKEIEKMAGIISEIANQTNLLALNAAIEAARAREQGQGFAVVADEIRQLAEQSAETVAGIQEITKQVQAAFQNLLKNAESILEFINEKVASDYEILVKTGEQYLQDVEFIRSLVEDLAITTEQISSSIEQVNQAIASVAITVDQAANNSQEISESIAETTKAVEEVAVIAQKQSGLVQNLHMLVQKFKV; encoded by the coding sequence ATGTTAAAAAACTTAAAATTATCGCAGAAGATGGTGCTGGGTGTTATATTGGTGATAATGCTAACCTGTATTATGGGCATAATGGGAATAATTTATTTACGTAATTTAGAAATTTTAATGGAAACTATGTACAAACATCCTTTTACTATTAGTAATACAGCCTTAGAAATTGAGTCTAATATAGCAAAAATGTATAAAGAGATGAAAGATATTGCTCTAGCTACTGATAATTCTCAAATAGAAAATTCTATAAAAAAGATAAATGAATTAGAAGATAAAGTAAACAAAAGTTTTGAAATTATTTATGAACGTTTTCTTGGAGATAAAAAAATGATTGATGAGGCTTACCAGGCTTTTAAAGATTGGAAGCTGATTCGAGATGAGATTATTAGATTAACAATGAATGATAATAAAACAGAGGCAGCGATTATCCAGGAAAAAAGTGCTAAAGAGGTTGCAGTACTAGATAGCAAAATAAATGAATTGCTTAACTTTGCTCAAAATCATGCAGAAAAATTTTACATACATGCCTCTAATAATGCTGGGAAAGCTCGTATAATTGTATTGATTATGTTGGTAGTAACTTCTTTGGTGGCTTTTTTTATTGCAATGATAATTGTTAAAAGTATCATTAGCCCCATAACTAAGTTGGTAGAGTTTGCCCAGGAAATTGCCAACGGTAATCTGGCAGTAGAAGAAATGAAATACAAAGGTAAAGATGAAATTGGTATTTTAGCTAAAGCATTTAATGAGATGCGTAACAATTTAAGAGCAATAATTGAACAGGTAACACTCAATATGGGTGAGTTGAGTGTATCCAGTCAGGAATTGAGTGCTGCTGTTGAAAAGATCAATGCTCAGACTCAGAGTATTAATTCTGGTACCCAGGAGATTGCTGCTGGTATGGAAGAGACAAGTGTTTCAACAGAAGAGATAAGTTCCTCTGTCCAGGAAATTAATAGATCTTCAAAAGATCTGGCCCAAAAAGCTGAGGAAAGTAACCGCTCTGTAAAAGAGATTGAAAGTCGGGTCAGCGAAATGAAAACCAATGCTGAAGAGTCATGGAAAATTGCACGGAAAATGTATGAAGAAAGACAGGCTGCCATTTTAAAAGCTATTGAGGAAAGTAAAGTGGTAAAAGAAATTGAGAAAATGGCGGGTATTATTTCTGAAATTGCCAATCAGACCAATCTATTGGCTTTAAATGCCGCTATTGAAGCTGCAAGAGCAAGGGAACAGGGCCAGGGTTTTGCCGTTGTAGCTGATGAAATTCGTCAGTTAGCAGAACAATCAGCTGAAACTGTAGCAGGTATTCAGGAAATTACAAAGCAGGTTCAAGCTGCTTTCCAGAACCTTTTGAAGAATGCAGAAAGTATTTTAGAATTCATAAATGAAAAGGTTGCTTCTGATTATGAGATTTTGGTGAAAACAGGCGAACAGTATTTGCAGGATGTTGAATTTATTAGAAGTCTGGTAGAGGATCTGGCAATAACGACAGAACAAATTTCTTCTTCTATTGAACAGGTTAATCAAGCCATTGCGTCAGTTGCTATTACTGTAGATCAGGCTGCTAATAACTCCCAGGAAATCTCAGAAAGTATTGCAGAAACAACAAAAGCAGTAGAAGAGGTTGCTGTAATTGCTCAGAAACAGAGTGGATTAGTGCAGAATCTGCATATGCTGGTGCAGAAGTTTAAAGTTTAG
- a CDS encoding FAD-dependent oxidoreductase → MACFPNLFSEGRIGNLTIRNRIVMPPMATNLANEDGSVSQRLIDYYVERAKGGVGLIILENVQVDYPQGKNVACQLRLDDDKYMAGFFELAESVHNYGAKIFMQIHHAGRQTTPGITEGRQPVAPSPVPCSFLGVQPRELTINEIENIIRKFVNTAVRAKGAMFDGIELHGAHGYLIGQFMSPRTNRRVDQYGGSFERRMRFPLEIIRRIKEAVGNDYPICFRFSADEFIDGGNTLEEGKQVARMLEEAGVHVLHVSSGIYESMPTLLEPSRFEQGWRVYLAEEIKKVVKIPVITVGVIREPEFAEKVIADGKADFVAIGRGLIADPEWPKKAQEGRSNEIRKCISCNVGCIGGRVFKNLRLRCSVNPVVGHEAVYSKIKQSPVKKKVVVVGGGPAGMQAAITAAKRGHQVTLFEKEQRLGGQLELAAVPPGKAKIGWFHSWLEEELSRVGVEVKLGAPATVESIVALSPDYVILATGSLPVEPKIKGAGPEKGLAIQAWDVLSGKVSFGTDEEVVIVGGGLVGCETAHYLAEKGVKVTILEMLPDIATDMEPISRFDLMQSFNELSIVVRTDTIVTEITSDGVSVVSKDGRQDFIKAKKVILAIGQSPVGREFKKALEKQGIPVKVAGDASEVGKIIDAVANGFQAGWQL, encoded by the coding sequence ATGGCTTGTTTTCCTAATCTTTTTTCGGAAGGTCGGATAGGTAATTTAACAATCCGGAACCGTATTGTTATGCCACCTATGGCAACAAATCTTGCCAACGAAGATGGTTCGGTAAGCCAAAGACTTATTGACTATTATGTAGAACGTGCAAAAGGCGGAGTAGGACTTATAATTCTGGAAAATGTCCAGGTTGATTACCCGCAGGGTAAAAATGTTGCCTGTCAGTTGCGATTGGATGACGATAAATACATGGCTGGCTTTTTCGAACTGGCAGAATCTGTTCATAACTATGGTGCCAAGATTTTTATGCAAATACATCATGCAGGGCGTCAGACTACTCCTGGTATAACAGAAGGTCGCCAACCGGTGGCACCATCACCTGTTCCCTGCTCTTTTCTTGGTGTTCAACCTCGAGAACTCACAATCAATGAGATTGAAAACATAATTCGGAAGTTTGTCAACACTGCTGTAAGAGCTAAAGGAGCAATGTTCGATGGGATAGAGCTGCACGGTGCTCACGGATATCTTATCGGGCAATTCATGTCCCCACGGACAAATCGGCGTGTTGACCAGTATGGTGGTAGCTTTGAAAGAAGAATGCGTTTTCCGCTTGAGATAATCAGGAGAATTAAAGAAGCTGTTGGAAATGACTATCCCATCTGTTTCCGCTTTAGTGCTGATGAGTTTATTGATGGTGGCAATACCCTGGAAGAAGGTAAACAAGTCGCCAGGATGCTGGAAGAGGCCGGAGTACATGTATTACATGTGAGTTCAGGAATTTATGAGTCCATGCCGACACTTCTTGAGCCATCAAGGTTCGAGCAAGGATGGCGGGTATATCTTGCTGAAGAAATAAAGAAAGTAGTAAAGATCCCGGTAATTACAGTAGGCGTAATTCGCGAACCGGAATTTGCTGAAAAGGTTATTGCTGATGGAAAGGCAGATTTCGTTGCTATCGGCCGTGGGTTGATAGCTGATCCGGAATGGCCCAAGAAAGCACAGGAAGGACGTTCCAATGAGATCCGTAAATGTATTTCTTGTAACGTTGGATGTATAGGTGGTCGTGTTTTCAAGAATCTTCGATTACGTTGCAGCGTTAATCCAGTGGTGGGTCATGAGGCTGTTTATAGTAAAATTAAGCAAAGCCCTGTAAAGAAAAAAGTCGTTGTTGTTGGTGGAGGGCCGGCAGGTATGCAAGCTGCTATTACCGCTGCGAAACGAGGTCATCAGGTAACGCTTTTCGAGAAGGAGCAGCGTCTAGGAGGTCAGTTAGAGCTTGCCGCGGTACCTCCGGGAAAAGCCAAAATTGGTTGGTTCCACAGTTGGCTTGAGGAAGAGCTTTCAAGAGTTGGTGTAGAAGTCAAACTTGGCGCTCCTGCAACCGTTGAAAGCATTGTGGCGCTTTCACCAGATTACGTAATTCTTGCTACCGGTTCACTACCTGTAGAGCCAAAGATCAAAGGAGCAGGACCAGAAAAAGGACTTGCCATCCAGGCATGGGATGTTCTATCAGGTAAGGTATCTTTTGGAACAGATGAAGAAGTTGTTATCGTAGGTGGCGGATTAGTGGGTTGTGAAACTGCCCATTACCTTGCAGAAAAGGGAGTTAAGGTTACTATACTGGAAATGTTACCTGATATCGCAACAGATATGGAACCTATTAGCCGCTTCGATCTGATGCAAAGCTTTAATGAGTTGAGCATAGTGGTACGGACTGATACAATAGTAACAGAGATAACCTCTGATGGTGTATCGGTGGTTAGCAAGGATGGGAGACAGGACTTCATAAAAGCAAAGAAGGTGATTCTGGCTATTGGTCAATCACCGGTAGGAAGGGAATTTAAGAAAGCCTTAGAGAAACAAGGTATCCCGGTAAAGGTTGCCGGAGACGCTTCGGAGGTTGGTAAGATTATAGACGCAGTTGCTAATGGTTTTCAGGCTGGCTGGCAACTATAG
- a CDS encoding YaaR family protein: MKIDPGKSLRQNLHLNRKSGEPAPAVKGKFKKVLIDAREMDVTARLDYLMEIIEEKAKKLKKNMTIKNLSEYRHYVKKFLKIFNEEFLEINQTFSWNRGSMKSYTIIKEIDEGLETLRKLFLEEQKDSLEIIKQVDAIRGLLMDLYI; the protein is encoded by the coding sequence ATGAAGATTGATCCAGGCAAAAGTCTTCGGCAAAATCTTCATTTGAATAGAAAATCCGGAGAACCGGCTCCTGCTGTTAAAGGAAAGTTCAAAAAAGTATTAATTGATGCACGGGAAATGGATGTTACTGCCCGATTGGATTATCTAATGGAAATTATTGAAGAGAAGGCAAAAAAGCTAAAAAAGAATATGACGATCAAAAATCTTTCTGAGTATAGGCACTATGTAAAAAAATTCCTTAAGATTTTTAATGAAGAATTTCTTGAGATAAACCAGACATTCAGTTGGAATCGCGGGTCTATGAAAAGCTATACCATCATTAAAGAAATTGATGAAGGCCTTGAGACACTACGAAAATTATTTTTGGAAGAACAGAAAGATTCATTGGAGATAATCAAGCAAGTAGATGCCATCCGTGGTCTTTTAATGGACCTATATATTTAG
- the opp4C gene encoding oligopeptide ABC transporter permease — translation MAEVQEVRNVAQELRGNMESPWRLVWKRFKKNKLALIGLVILTIIALCSIFAPFLTKHDPYKTNILDSRSAPNSKYWLGTDSVGRDIYTRLLYGGRISLTVGLVSMSISVLIGTILGSIAGYYGGWIDNLICRLVDIFNCFPTLILAPTVMVVFGPSIYNVMIVIGLLSWQGTCRLVRGEFLSLREREFVEAARALGEKDFRIIFKHILPNAFAPIIVSSTLKVAYAILLEASLSFLGIGVQPPIPSWGNMLTEAKNIVILEDMPWFWIPPGIMVILSVLSINFIGDGLRDALDPKLKE, via the coding sequence ATGGCTGAAGTTCAGGAAGTAAGAAATGTAGCCCAAGAATTGAGAGGTAATATGGAATCTCCATGGCGGTTGGTCTGGAAACGCTTTAAGAAGAATAAATTAGCTTTAATTGGTTTGGTTATATTAACTATTATTGCTCTATGCTCTATTTTTGCACCATTTTTAACCAAACATGATCCGTATAAAACCAATATTTTGGATTCCAGAAGTGCACCTAATTCTAAATACTGGTTGGGTACTGATAGTGTTGGCCGTGATATTTATACCAGGCTTTTATATGGTGGTCGGATCAGTTTAACAGTAGGATTGGTCTCCATGTCCATCTCTGTTTTGATTGGAACTATTTTAGGAAGTATAGCAGGTTATTACGGCGGTTGGATTGATAATTTGATCTGTCGTTTAGTAGATATCTTCAATTGTTTCCCAACATTGATTCTGGCTCCTACAGTTATGGTTGTATTTGGTCCAAGTATTTACAACGTAATGATTGTAATTGGACTTCTAAGTTGGCAGGGTACATGCCGTCTGGTACGTGGAGAATTTCTCTCCTTACGGGAACGGGAGTTTGTTGAAGCTGCCCGGGCTTTAGGAGAAAAGGATTTCCGGATTATCTTTAAACATATTCTCCCTAATGCTTTTGCTCCGATTATTGTATCCTCTACATTAAAGGTGGCATATGCAATTCTGTTAGAGGCATCTTTAAGTTTCCTTGGAATAGGGGTTCAACCTCCCATTCCCAGCTGGGGAAATATGTTGACCGAAGCCAAGAATATCGTGATTCTCGAGGATATGCCATGGTTCTGGATTCCACCAGGGATTATGGTTATCCTGTCAGTATTGAGTATTAACTTTATCGGAGATGGTTTACGGGACGCTTTAGATCCCAAGTTGAAGGAATAA
- a CDS encoding transposase has product MWIPKYRRKALVDDVREFTIKTLYQIAEDKGFEILVLGVCPDHIHLFILFLFPRLLNALKVPVLIGC; this is encoded by the coding sequence ATTTGGATTCCAAAGTATAGGCGAAAAGCACTTGTTGATGATGTTCGGGAGTTTACTATCAAAACCTTATACCAGATTGCGGAGGATAAAGGTTTTGAAATCTTAGTTTTGGGAGTTTGTCCTGATCACATACATCTGTTTATTTTATTTCTATTTCCCAGGCTGTTAAATGCTTTAAAGGTACCAGTGCTTATCGGGTGTTGA
- the cas6 gene encoding CRISPR system precrRNA processing endoribonuclease RAMP protein Cas6, protein MNLKITQLDFSLTVLTKMSLPEHPESNFRGAFGNELRKLCCLTEKDICKGCRYEDQCAYRQIFEPVMDREELEKTSRRFLTKPRPYILEVKTNRQMEFLPGDEINLRFRFFGEINTYLPFIILSWQKVGQVGIGPDQGKFIISEVWNTNLMTGKAKRIYSEYLNLVYNIDLCMEMNQIDALVSEMPTDQIRIKLLTPMMLKANGRFVKRLEFELLMKNLFRRLSSLVFFYGEGELNLDFPTMLEKASEVKLVRDNTRLVSWSRYSTRQNQKIGMAGLVGEVIYEGELGPFLPYLVLGQYCYVGKNTVFGQGNYKIIPGRYKNKR, encoded by the coding sequence ATGAATCTAAAAATTACTCAGCTTGACTTTTCTCTAACAGTTTTAACAAAAATGAGTTTACCTGAACATCCAGAGTCAAATTTTCGCGGAGCTTTTGGAAATGAGTTGCGTAAATTATGTTGTTTAACTGAAAAAGATATTTGTAAAGGATGTAGATATGAAGATCAATGCGCATACAGACAAATTTTTGAACCTGTAATGGATAGAGAAGAATTAGAAAAGACATCCAGGAGATTTTTAACCAAACCCCGTCCATATATTTTAGAGGTAAAAACTAATAGACAGATGGAATTTTTACCAGGTGATGAAATTAATTTACGGTTCCGTTTTTTTGGAGAGATCAATACTTATCTGCCTTTTATCATTCTTAGCTGGCAGAAAGTAGGCCAGGTTGGGATTGGGCCAGATCAAGGAAAGTTTATCATATCAGAGGTATGGAATACCAATCTTATGACTGGTAAGGCGAAGCGGATTTATTCTGAATATTTAAATCTGGTTTATAACATTGATTTATGTATGGAAATGAACCAAATAGATGCTCTGGTTAGTGAAATGCCTACAGATCAAATTCGGATTAAGCTGTTGACTCCTATGATGCTCAAGGCAAATGGGCGATTTGTCAAACGACTGGAGTTTGAACTGTTGATGAAAAATCTTTTCCGCCGTTTATCGAGTCTTGTTTTCTTTTATGGAGAGGGAGAATTGAATCTGGATTTTCCGACTATGTTGGAGAAAGCATCAGAGGTAAAATTAGTGAGGGATAATACCAGACTTGTTAGTTGGAGCAGATATTCTACTAGACAAAATCAGAAAATAGGGATGGCAGGACTTGTTGGTGAAGTTATATATGAGGGGGAGCTTGGCCCATTTTTACCCTATCTGGTTTTGGGACAATATTGCTATGTAGGAAAAAATACAGTATTTGGGCAGGGAAATTATAAGATTATACCGGGAAGATATAAGAACAAGCGGTGA